In Runella sp. SP2, the genomic window GTTGGTCTAGGTAATCCTGACGTTGGGCGTCGGAGGATAAACTTTGAATATTTGACATGATGTATCGTGTCTGAATTGGATAATTTACGTTTAAATCGACGAGTGTTTGGCTATCTGGCGTGCAACCCGCACTCTTTTTTACTTTCGTCTTCCCACCACCAACGACCTGCGCGGAAGTCTTCTCCTTCGAGAATGGCGCGGGTACAAGGGGCACAGCCGATGCTCACAAACCCTTTGTCGTGCAGCGGGTTATACGGAACATTGTGGGCTTTGACGTATTGCTTTACCTCGTCAAAACTCCAAGCGAGCAAAGGATTGTATTTGAACAACTCATGTCCTCCGTCCCACTCAATGGCTTGCATTCCTGTACGGTTGTTCGACTGCTCCGCACGGATACCTGTTACCCATACTTTTACACCTTTGAGCGCACGATTAAGGGGCTCAACTTTACGAATAAAACAACACTCTTTGCGGTTTTCGATGGATTCATAAAAGCTAAGTGGGCCTTTTTCGGTCAATAATTTCTCAACGCCTGCGCTTTGGGGGAAATATACCTCCAGCTTCGTGTCGTAGCGATTGTTGGTTTTTTGCAGTGTCGTGTAGCTTTCTGGAAACATCCGCCCCGTATCAAGGGTAAAAATGCGAATGTCGATGCCGTTGGCCAAAATCATGTCCGTAATGACTTGGTCTTCGTAGCCCAAGCTACTCGAAAACGCCACTTGTCCAGGAAAAAGCTCCGACAAAAGGCGAAGAGTTTCGACTTCTGTTTTACCTTCAATTTGGTGTAGCAACGATTCGGTACTATGTGTTTCGGTGGGTGTCATGGTAATAACTATATTTTTTCAGCGAGTACTTCTGCACTTACTATGGCTGCTTGTGAAAAGTCTTCAATCAAATCTTCTATAGACTCCAACCCAACTGAAATGCGAATCAAGCCTTCCGTAATTCCCAAGGCTGCTTTTTCATCGGGTTTCAATTTAGAGTGAGTAGTCGTGAACGGA contains:
- a CDS encoding phosphoadenylyl-sulfate reductase, which gives rise to MTPTETHSTESLLHQIEGKTEVETLRLLSELFPGQVAFSSSLGYEDQVITDMILANGIDIRIFTLDTGRMFPESYTTLQKTNNRYDTKLEVYFPQSAGVEKLLTEKGPLSFYESIENRKECCFIRKVEPLNRALKGVKVWVTGIRAEQSNNRTGMQAIEWDGGHELFKYNPLLAWSFDEVKQYVKAHNVPYNPLHDKGFVSIGCAPCTRAILEGEDFRAGRWWWEDESKKECGLHAR